A genome region from Coprococcus phoceensis includes the following:
- a CDS encoding LytR/AlgR family response regulator transcription factor — translation MLEIAICDDETLVTAQIEKMLEEVTEESVTKIEVDVFYDGSSLVEHIERGKRYDIIYLDIEMAKQNGIDAARNIRKMDKKVLIIYVTSHESFAKEVFEVSAFRFITKPIEPQIFKKYFKDAETEIVRRPKYFQYQYNKISYRLPIEDILYFQSDRRVTYIITNDGSKKCYGKLNDIERRLVEADTYFYRTHQSFLVNPKYVAAYFYDSMELVDGTTLSISENRRKKVSELFCMLKGEDIIV, via the coding sequence ATGTTAGAAATTGCAATATGTGATGATGAAACTTTAGTGACTGCTCAGATTGAGAAAATGCTGGAGGAAGTTACAGAAGAGAGCGTTACGAAAATAGAAGTAGATGTTTTTTATGATGGCAGTAGTTTAGTGGAGCATATAGAACGTGGAAAAAGATATGATATTATCTATCTTGATATTGAAATGGCCAAACAAAACGGAATAGATGCAGCTAGGAATATTCGAAAGATGGATAAAAAAGTACTAATTATTTATGTTACGAGTCATGAAAGCTTTGCCAAAGAAGTTTTTGAAGTTTCCGCATTTAGGTTCATTACAAAACCAATAGAACCACAAATTTTCAAAAAGTATTTTAAAGATGCAGAAACTGAGATTGTAAGACGACCAAAGTATTTTCAGTATCAGTATAATAAAATATCATACAGATTGCCGATTGAGGATATTCTATATTTTCAGAGTGATCGTAGGGTTACCTACATTATCACAAATGATGGAAGTAAAAAATGTTATGGAAAACTAAATGATATTGAAAGACGTCTGGTAGAAGCTGATACATATTTCTATAGAACACATCAGTCTTTTTTAGTGAATCCTAAATATGTAGCTGCATATTTTTATGACTCAATGGAACTGGTTGATGGGACTACACTATCTATTAGTGAAAATAGAAGAAAAAAAGTAAGTGAACTTTTTTGTATGTTAAAAGGAGAGGATATTATTGTTTAA
- a CDS encoding helix-turn-helix domain-containing protein → MEFKEDIHKNKKVKNASPKALYVDIGKRLRMLRFELDYTQEQMAETLEMSLAYYGKVERGVYGLSLEKLVIVNSKFDMDINYLLTGNKRNEISLKDIVEGCPSEQRYNLEQLIKYAINLAKGNKED, encoded by the coding sequence ATGGAATTTAAAGAGGATATACACAAAAATAAAAAAGTAAAAAATGCTTCACCTAAAGCGTTATACGTGGATATAGGAAAAAGACTAAGAATGTTGCGTTTTGAGCTGGACTACACGCAGGAGCAAATGGCAGAAACTTTAGAGATGAGTCTTGCATATTATGGAAAAGTTGAAAGAGGAGTATATGGTCTGTCACTTGAAAAACTTGTAATAGTCAATTCTAAATTTGATATGGATATTAATTATTTGCTAACGGGGAACAAAAGAAATGAAATTTCTTTGAAGGATATTGTTGAAGGATGTCCGAGTGAACAGAGATATAACCTTGAACAATTGATAAAGTATGCAATAAACTTAGCGAAAGGTAACAAAGAAGATTGA
- a CDS encoding DUF6973 domain-containing protein encodes MMVLGNTIAVYAEEPQMVISEQIITSSEMEKLVEMVLDIKNANPGKSEQEISDIISTILENDRKEARGITDIWNALTETEKKLLIKYPFAALKVNDAKNIATRQTERKFGHNGLGDRSDAFRHGIWNAEMTILIGSEKAELFATAHEEKDTTGVESDGHTKLEHKNMDLHNNSVGREIGLAHSSLSEEQMADYIYDVIYQENTPFVWLND; translated from the coding sequence ATGATGGTATTGGGTAATACGATAGCAGTTTACGCAGAAGAACCACAAATGGTAATAAGTGAACAGATTATTACCTCTTCTGAAATGGAGAAATTGGTTGAAATGGTATTGGATATCAAGAATGCTAATCCGGGAAAATCAGAACAGGAAATTTCTGATATTATTTCAACAATTTTAGAAAATGATAGAAAAGAAGCAAGAGGAATTACGGATATTTGGAATGCTTTGACTGAAACAGAAAAGAAGTTACTGATTAAATATCCGTTTGCTGCTCTGAAAGTTAATGATGCCAAGAACATAGCTACAAGACAGACTGAAAGAAAGTTTGGACATAATGGATTAGGAGATCGAAGTGATGCGTTTAGGCATGGTATCTGGAATGCAGAAATGACAATTCTAATAGGTTCAGAAAAAGCGGAACTATTTGCGACTGCACACGAAGAAAAAGATACAACAGGCGTAGAATCGGATGGTCACACTAAGCTAGAACATAAGAATATGGATCTACATAATAATAGTGTTGGAAGAGAAATAGGACTTGCTCATTCGAGCTTATCTGAAGAACAAATGGCAGATTATATATATGATGTGATTTATCAAGAAAATACACCATTTGTATGGCTGAATGATTGA